One genomic region from Bacilli bacterium encodes:
- a CDS encoding family 43 glycosylhydrolase, whose protein sequence is MKKGIICILVLMLASCGEGNSSSHGLSSSSFESESSSISFDSSSEDDKILVSQKYRNAVFDSNLPDPSIVKSVEDGYYYVFGTRDRPIRSSDLVNWELSPNVIFPTKPKWGTNGANVWAPDVKRIQGQYVMYYSLSVWDDINPGIGIATASDLAGPWTDLGKLFLSDEIGVNNSIDPMAYIEEDGSVYLIWGSFRGNYVIRLTDDGLGFYDGSVQAARDNKIRIAGKDTASAFDGSTFEGSYIIKKDGKYWFFGSSGACCGTPFSYTLKVGVSESLPYLDLQGRDLKTPDTGSYVVKGNAQWEATGHNSIMVDDAGNYWTFYHGYHKDDHSKGRVLLMDKLLWDNGSQGFPHVFADVPSNNLKDGPSLFTDNI, encoded by the coding sequence ATGAAAAAAGGAATAATATGTATTCTAGTTCTTATGCTGGCCAGTTGTGGGGAAGGAAACTCTTCAAGTCACGGTTTATCCTCTTCATCTTTTGAAAGCGAATCGTCAAGTATAAGTTTTGACTCTTCTTCGGAAGATGATAAAATTCTCGTTTCTCAAAAGTATCGTAATGCCGTATTTGATTCAAATCTCCCCGATCCATCAATTGTCAAAAGTGTCGAAGATGGGTATTACTATGTTTTCGGAACGCGCGATCGCCCGATTAGATCATCGGACTTAGTTAATTGGGAACTATCCCCCAACGTTATTTTTCCCACTAAGCCAAAGTGGGGAACCAACGGAGCCAATGTGTGGGCACCGGACGTTAAAAGAATTCAAGGACAATATGTCATGTATTACTCGCTTTCCGTTTGGGATGATATCAATCCCGGAATCGGCATTGCGACGGCAAGCGATTTGGCCGGACCGTGGACGGATTTAGGCAAGTTGTTTTTAAGCGATGAAATTGGAGTTAATAATTCCATTGATCCCATGGCCTATATTGAAGAAGACGGAAGTGTCTATTTAATTTGGGGCAGTTTTCGCGGAAATTATGTCATTCGTCTTACTGATGACGGACTCGGTTTTTATGATGGAAGTGTTCAAGCCGCCCGTGATAATAAAATAAGAATCGCCGGTAAAGATACGGCATCCGCTTTTGATGGGTCCACGTTTGAGGGCTCCTACATTATAAAAAAAGATGGCAAGTATTGGTTTTTTGGCAGTTCGGGAGCTTGCTGCGGCACTCCCTTCTCCTATACGCTGAAAGTTGGCGTCAGCGAGAGTCTCCCCTATTTAGATCTGCAGGGGCGGGACTTAAAGACGCCAGATACGGGAAGTTACGTTGTAAAAGGCAACGCTCAATGGGAGGCTACCGGACACAATTCGATAATGGTGGACGATGCTGGCAATTATTGGACGTTTTATCATGGGTATCATAAGGACGATCATTCAAAGGGAAGAGTTCTCTTAATGGATAAACTGCTTTGGGATAACGGCAGCCAAGGTTTTCCCCATGTTTTTGCCGACGTTCCCTCAAACAATTTAAAAGACGGACCTAGTTTGTTTACCGACAATATCTGA